One region of Armigeres subalbatus isolate Guangzhou_Male chromosome 3, GZ_Asu_2, whole genome shotgun sequence genomic DNA includes:
- the LOC134226048 gene encoding organic cation transporter protein codes for MAIDHTLEELMGMLGDFGRYQAFQFVLHLLAAITAGLHMLSLVTVAAVPEHRCFIEGVDSTSFNTTSSVLDYNALGEYIPLNNDGELESCWMFDGSNRTTCTSYVYNTTYYKSSRTMEWDLVCDRKWMGALAQTVYMLGVFTGAVWLGGLADKVGRKKVFCWSGLLQLILGVAVAFTPEYYSFLVIRYLYGIFGSAGSYITGFVLTMELVGPSKRTPCGISFQAAFAGGIILVAAWGAIIHDRMLLQVIYGLHGVLLIAHWWVMDESPRWLWMQNRKREAIDIIAKAVKMNGRGLTVDKEYYLSKDKSNFSSEAASTASAGLTDLFKTPNLRKMTLNVCLCWFANSITYYGLSLSSGNLGGNPFLILFLMALVEMPSYITITFLLDKLGRRSITSTLMLAGGICCIVATYLTKGSIESTTVVMFGKLFIAGSFAVIYNYSAELFPTVVRNSAMGLGSMCARLAGASTPIIILFQTFDPKIPAVIFGAISLISGTWVLFLPETNGKAMPQSLQDGENFGRGDTAFASCLGRNKTHIEDTPPAQQMVQMQTIER; via the coding sequence GCGACTTCGGTCGTTATCAGGCATTCCAATTCGTGCTGCATCTGCTGGCCGCCATCACAGCTGGCCTCCACATGCTCTCGCTGGTCACGGTGGCAGCCGTCCCGGAGCATCGATGTTTCATCGAGGGCGTCGACTCGACGTCGTTCAACACCACCAGCTCGGTGCTGGACTACAATGCGCTGGGAGAGTACATTCCCCTGAACAATGATGGCGAACTGGAGTCGTGCTGGATGTTCGATGGATCGAACAGGACCACCTGTACTTCCTATGTGTACAACACCACCTACTACAAGTCATCGCGAACGATGGAGTGGGATTTGGTGTGCGATCGGAAGTGGATGGGAGCTCTGGCGCAGACGGTTTACATGCTGGGAGTGTTTACCGGAGCCGTATGGCTGGGAGGTCTTGCCGATAAGGTCGGTCGTAAGAAAGTATTCTGCTGGTCGGGATTGCTGCAACTGATTCTGGGTGTTGCGGTGGCATTTACCCCAGAGTACTACTCGTTCTTGGTGATTCGTTATctgtatggaattttcggaagcgCAGGAAGCTACATCACTGGATTCGTGCTCACCATGGAACTGGTCGGCCCAAGCAAACGAACACCGTGCGGAATCTCGTTCCAGGCAGCATTCGCTGGTGGAATTATTTTGGTTGCAGCGTGGGGTGCTATAATCCACGATCGAATGCTTCTGCAAGTTATCTATGGACTGCACGGTGTCTTACTCATCGCTCACTGGTGGGTCATGGACGAATCACCACGTTGGCTTTGGATGCAGAATCGGAAGCGCGAAGCTATTGATATCATTGCCAAGGCAGTCAAAATGAACGGCCGAGGATTGACCgtagataaagaatattatctATCCAAGGACAAATCCAACTTCTCTAGCGAAGCTGCTTCGACGGCCTCCGCAGGCCTTACCGATCTTTTCAAAACTCCCAATCTTCGCAAAATGACCCTGAATGTGTGCCTCTGCTGGTTCGCTAATTCTATCACCTACTACGGTCTCTCTCTAAGCTCCGGAAATCTCGGAGGAAATCCATTCCTAATTCTCTTCCTGATGGCCCTAGTCGAAATGCCCAGCTACATCACCATCACTTTCCTTCTGGATAAACTCGGCCGTCGATCCATTACCAGCACATTGATGTTGGCCGGCGGTATCTGCTGTATTGTTGCAACATACCTGACGAAGGGAAGCATTGAATCTACCACCGTAGTAATGTTTGGCAAGCTGTTCATCGCTGGATCATTCGCCGTCATATACAACTACTCCGCCGAACTGTTCCCCACCGTGGTGCGCAACTCCGCTATGGGTCTTGGATCAATGTGTGCCCGTCTGGCCGGGGCTTCCACACCCATTATCATCCTGTTCCAGACGTTCGATCCCAAGATTCCCGCCGTTATATTCGGAGCTATATCACTCATATCGGGAACGTGGGTTCTATTCCTACCGGAAACCAACGGTAAAGCGATGCCACAGAGCTTGCAGGACGGTGAAAACTTTGGCCGAGGGGACACGGCATTTGCCAGCTGTTTGGGACGTAACAAAACGCACATAGAGGATACGCCACCGGCACAGCAGATGGTGCAGATGCAGACAATTGAACGATAG
- the LOC134223180 gene encoding glutactin-like, which produces MWLKLFVIQIIVAVISGYEKKCAAPVVNITGLGLVCGSTGRTAWTEKDVYKFQGIHYGVAPVGNLRFKPTKKVGPWDGIKNATQAGVRCPQITESYVNVDNEDCLTLSVYTSDLNAARPVMVFIHGGWFYTGGADAFQPDYLLESDVVLVAIQYRLGPLGFLSTMSQDIPGNVGLLDVITALEWVQQNIHSFGGNSSVVTIFGQSAGASSVSAMLHSPLVQDRKVPLFQRAILQSGSLLVPRHIADDPVGGAKDIANRLGCKDTQIEDCFREAPIKNLLEAFMDHRAEAIRSRGFPSIAASNIAIGGPSGLFPQHPKYYMRNSKKGIAVMAGTVADDGLFLWYEINRFQSNLPKSLNSTNQLLDFIRILHEKFGQTRLDGVLESLELVRYFADSDFHELRWKNLLTSIADICAAHGVKGPVLTEVREINQMNSGNVYLYSFDYSETPTEETPHDLFPYKGAVNHADDLQYLFPLKTMDADGIAVAKTMVELWTSFATNGVPRAQNVPSWPSVGDFGGNPLAGLIPGVFGPYMKINAKSELESDYREEFLSTSRRFRTRPQKL; this is translated from the exons ATGTGGCTCAAGTTATTCGTGATTCAGATTATCGTTGCAGTTATTTCGGGCTACGAAAAGAAATGCGCAGCCCCAGTAGTCAATATCACCGGACTAGGACTGGTGTGTGGCTCTACTGGCCGTACGGCATGGACCGAAAAGGACGTTTATAAATTCCAGGGAATCCACTACGGAGTGGCCCCTGTGGGTAATTTGAGATTTAAGCCAACGAAGAAAGTTGGTCCATGGGACGGTATAAAAAATGCAACCCAAGCAGGAGTCCGCTGTCCCCAGATCACCGAAAGCTATGTCAATGTGGATAACGAGGATTGTCTTACTTTATCAGTTTATACCAGCGAT CTAAATGCAGCTCGCCCGGTGATGGTCTTCATCCACGGAGGATGGTTTTACACCGGAGGTGCTGATGCATTCCAACCAGACTACCTACTTGAATCGGACGTAGTTCTGGTGGCGATTCAATATCGTTTGGGCCCGCTCGGATTTCTCAGCACAATGAGTCAAGATATTCCCGGCAATGTTGGATTGCTTGATGTAATCACCGCGCTGGAGTGGGTTCAACAGAACATTCACAGCTTCGGGGGAAATAGCTCGGTCGTGACTATTTTTGGTCAATCTGCTGGGGCGTCATCGGTTTCGGCAATGCTCCACAGTCCGTTGGTGCAGGATCGCAAAGTTCCACTGTTCCAGAGGGCCATCCTTCAGTCCGGGTCATTGCTCGTTCCTCGGCATATTGCGGATGATCCAGTTGGAGGAGCGAAGGACATTGCTAACCGATTGGGTTGCAAGGATACCCAAATCGAAGATTGTTTTCGGGAAGCACCCATAAAAAACCTACTGGAAGCGTTCATGGACCACCGTGCGGAAGCGATACGAAGCCGCGGTTTTCCATCTATTGCAGCATCTAACATTGCAATTGGTGGCCCCTCGGGTCTGTTTCCTCAACATCCGAAATATTATATGCGAAACAGTAAAAAAGGAATCGCAGTAATGGCCGGAACGGTCGCAGATGATGGTCTTTTCCTATGGTATGAAATTAACCGCTTCCAGTCGAACCTTCCGAAATCATTGAACAGTACGAATCAGCTTCTGGATTTCATTCGTATTTTGCACGAAAAATTTGGCCAAACACGTCTCGATGGAGTACTTGAATCTCTGGAGCTCGTGCGGTATTTCGCGGACAGCGACTTCCACGAGTTACGATGGAAAAATCTTTTGACCAGCATTGCTGAC ATTTGTGCGGCGCATGGAGTGAAAGGGCCAGTGCTGACAGAAGTTCGAGAAATCAATCAGATGAACTCGGGAAACGTTTATCTCTACAGCTTCGATTATTCGGAGACTCCAACGGAGGAAACACCACACGATTTGTTCCCTTATAAAGGGGCAGTTAATCATGCCGATGATCTTCAATATCTTTTCCCTTTGAAAACGATGGATGCGGATGGTATTGCCGTGGCAAAAACGATGGTTGAGTTGTGGACCTCATTTGCCACTAATGGTGTTCCCAGAGCGCAAAATGTTCCTTCCTGGCCATCGGTCGGTGACTTCGGGGGCAATCCTTTAGCAG GACTCATTCCAGGTGTATTTGGCCCGTATATGaaaatcaatgcaaaaagcgAATTGGAAAGCGATTATCGAGAAGAGTTCCTTAGTACTAGTAGAAGATTTAGGACGCGTCCGCAGAAGTTATAA